The Dermacentor albipictus isolate Rhodes 1998 colony chromosome 2, USDA_Dalb.pri_finalv2, whole genome shotgun sequence genome has a segment encoding these proteins:
- the LOC135897887 gene encoding uncharacterized protein — protein sequence MAKFLDFESFIDDGEEDFMSYVERFDHYWKVTQNKDDSLKKSAFITAIGKRPYKTLKDLLLPAKPEDKSFVEIVAVLREHYSPGSKVIAERFKFNRRYQMEGETISAFAVELRHMAARFDFGPFLDDALRDRFVAGLSDASIQASLLTKKELSFETAYDLARSAELAAKESKGFRPTSDKTFLDEDVHVIQKGQQRQKARTSAGLAAGNSCYRCAEQHDVGDCPYRKPPVKTGLQLRTYGGAPLEIVGQAEVPVVYREQRKTLPVVAVPGRKPSLLGRDWLAELRMDWKSVFTVQTNGMVEDLLRKYSDVFSTEVGLIKGHKAQLVLKEDARPVFCKARPVPFSLRTAVEEEIQQLERNGVLVPVAQSDWATPVVVVPKADKKEHTLRIDRDYARSVVFDVGSKNTS from the exons ATGGCGAAGTTCTTGGATTTCGAATCTTTCATCGATGATGGCGAAGAAGATTTCATGTCTTATGTTGAAAGATTTGACCACTACTGGAAAGTGACCCAAAACAAGGATGACAGCCTGAAGAAGTCTGCCTTTATAACGGCCATTGGTAAACGCCCCTACAAAACGCTGAAGGACCTGTTGCTACCGGCGAAGCCAGAAGACAAATCATTCGTTGAAATCGTCGCAGTCCTGAGGGAACACTACTCTCCGGGAAGCAAAGTTATCGCCGAAAGGTTCAAGTTTAATCGCCGCTACCAGATGGAAGGTGAGACAATTTCTGCATTTGCCGTGGAACTACGCCATATGGCAGCAAGATTCGATTTTGGGCCGTTTCTGGACGATGCTCTTCGAGACAGGTTCGTGGCTGGCCTCAGCGACGCTTCGATTCAAGCCAGCCTTCTGACGAAAAAGGAGCTAAGCTTCGAAACTGCGTATGACCTAGCCAGAAGCGCGGAACTGGCTGCGAAAGAATCCAAAGGCTTCCGCCCAACCTCTGACAAGACTTTTCTCGACGAAGACGTCCACGTCATTCAGAAGGGTCAACAAAGACAAAAGGCGAGGACTTCGGCGGGTCTTGCAGCCGGTAACTCTTGTTACCGATGTGCGGAGCAACACGATGTGGGAGACTGTCCATATCGAAAG CCACCAGTTAAAACAGGACTGCAACTTAGAACGTACGGAGGCGCACCACTGGAAATTGTAGGGCAAGCGGAAGTGCCTGTGGTCTACCGAGAACAACGCAAGACGTTGCCTGTCGTGGCTGTACCTGGAAGGAAGCCGTCGCTACTTGGACGTGACTGGCTTGCAGAACTGAGGATGGACTGGAAGAGCGTATTCACGGTGCAGACAAACGGAATGGTGGAGGACCTGCTACGCAAGTATAGCGATGTCTTTTCTACGGAGGTAGGACTAATAAAGGGACACAAGGCACAGCTGGTCCTAAAGGAAGACGCCAGACCAGTCTTCTGCAAGGCTCGACCTGTTCCCTTTTCCCTGCGGACAGCAGTCGAAGAAGAAATTCAACAGCTCGAACGGAACGGGGTCCTGGTTCCCGTAGCACAAAGCGACTGGGCTACACCAGTGGTCGTCGTCCCTAAGGCAGACAAAAAG GAACACACCCTGCGCATCGACAGGGATTACGCCCGCTCAGTTGTTTTTGACGTGGGCTCCAAGAACACGTCTTAG